In Gadus macrocephalus chromosome 4, ASM3116895v1, the following proteins share a genomic window:
- the LOC132456219 gene encoding tenascin-like isoform X2 codes for MGPNSLGLSVPLLTALLSMAGAGLVQRTIRHRRESLAPTVRDNLTLPNSGQPVVFNHVYNINVPASSVCSVDLDSPGSSELEPLESADGPASAGLSTTEHTLDQENQIVFTHRINVPRQACGCADADAGGLPELKALLSRLEMLEAEVSTLRHQCGGGDAGCCTAQVTGEVGTKPYCGGHGNYSTESCGCVCEPGWSGANCSEASCPNACHGQGRCLDGRCHCFPGFSGDDCRRQACPRDCGESGACVDGRCVCNPGFQGDDCSQTVCLNSCLGRGRCEDGDCVCEEPWGGLDCSEHTCPSDCYDRGRCVNGTCYCDEGYAGAECGQRLCPQGCHGNGFCGADGRCVCGAGYGGEDCSALTCPGDCGGRGTCFNGVCICDAGFRGEACGEAACPNDCNRRGRCVDGKCSCDAGFQGDDCSELSCPDACRHRGRCVNGQCVCDQGFAGEDCGVRTCPGNCYGRGECVAGHCVCDPGYVGGDCGALSCPNDCYGRGRCVAGRCVCDEGFAGEDCGQKACPNACLARGFCLDGACVCQEGFSGDDCSVVTCPDNCGGRGRCLDGRCSCDAGYQGPGCGELSCPGDCRDTGRCVEGRCQCEEGYIGADCKQVSPPTDLLVSDVTPHTVDLSWSNEKLVTQYMVTYVPTGPGGLRQKFSVPGDDSTARVEGLEPGVEYLINVYAVLNNMKSVPVSARVATSLPQPEGLRFKSVRESSVKVEWDPLEITFDGWELNIRNMKEENGKIVNILPSTQNNFEQSGLGPGQEYEVSLRAIKNNTKGPQTTRTFSTKIKGPQQVLVKDVTDSSALFSWSQPVTEVTSITVTYAPTSDPSDQTSVDLTNMDTQYIAGDLRPDTEYQISLTSRRRGVASDPVSRTFTTDLDSPRTLKTLSQTDDSISLEWSNSEADVGGYRVKYTPFSGGSPREELFPSAAGETTKATITGLRPGTEYGIGVTAVKDERESLPATTNAATDLDPPKDLEVVDSTETSLMLRWKKPKAKLNGYTLAYTSRDGPSQEVRLPPTATSLALDDLNPDTLYSVALTAERGPKKSSPVSLSASTASYTFYSAHSDVPELTPQSGLDDNIISFAHLDTPPDSQLSGMGPADELAGLNVSAHTSDGFDLSWELKPPAAYDSLVVECRGPLQTLAVMEVVLSGDSTRSRIRGLNASTEYRITLHGITGSNGSLLLEAIAVTAPEPTSPGLIMNVTDVLTTTTTTTTTTTTASTTTTATTATSTRPQSFSETAPVPTIVVSHTLGSPSVVGTESPLTEPFGAFTLTNMSSTSVGVSWSAPDQTFDHFLVELSSPSEEAPARTTMVAGSEGGAEIEGLSPSTRYEITLYGLVEGVRSQPLKMFVDTEEISPRVLTLTVSDTTWDSFNVSWSPPAHQDFEGFVLELTNLENPAESQNLTLSGEAFSLLVSGLAPDTGYMVGLYAMLPDRFLEPVYTEATTVSRAVVGNLYVSNLTSEGFSMSWNGTQGHVDGYVLEIIDSDWLTEPREHNISGDVRSYDVTGLRPSTDYVAYLYGVSKGSRTNAVSSVASTAAEPDLSRLVVSNITSDRFSLSWQTGEKAFHNFIVEVRESATPSRAMGRALSGDARATVMTGLKAATQYDIKLYASSGGQNSQPLFAVATTEDAPQLGTLTTASVSPDNLTLSWSTVSGHFDVFVVRVSDSLQLFDTLEFKVPSPGGNVTVSELLDATDYDIELYGISHGRRSSSVFTHAITAPLPRVENLTVTNITPYGFRLSWETKQTKQEGAPPGGTFKHFQVVVTDSGWLLEPHEFNVPGNQTYLDLWGLITGIGYEVRLTGVSSSGLLSRPLTTVAKTEAEPEIEHLFVSDVTADGFRLSWTAAEDQFDRFVIRMRDAKKVSKVHVRDARGEERTAVFTGLMSGTEYDIELYGVTLETRSQPIMGVAQTGLGSPSGLSFTDVSDSSAVVQWAKPRSKVDSYRIVYVPLQQGNPMSVTVDGAETQALLPGLVPGKTYQVTVIAVRGLDESSPSTDTVTTALDGPQRLGVLNITETSALLLWAPSAATADGYVITYSADSVTPVVEHVSGNTVEFEMGSLVPATEYTVEVYALKDGQKSGAATVDFTTDLDSPRDLTASNIQKDGATLSWRPPRSDLSGYTLSFSAGDGTVQEVMLSPTASSYTLSDLIGSTDYSVTLQAVAAGRHSPPLSTTFTTSHLYRRPRDCAQVLLNGEESSGLHTVYLGGDENQPTQAYCDMTTDQGGWLVFLRRQNGKQEFFRNWRNYTAGFGNMEEEFWLGLANLHKMTNSANYELRVDLGDGAETAYAQYDKFTIAEPRTRYKIYLGAYSGTAGDSLTYHHGRPFSTFDNDNDAAVTNCALSYKGAFWYKNCHRVNLMGKYGDESHSKGINWFHWKGHEHSIQFAEMKMRPVNFSNFESRRKRS; via the exons ATGGGTCCAAACAGCCTGGGCCTCAGCGTCCCCCTCCTGACCGCTCTGCTGAGCATGGCCGGCGCCGGGCTGGTCCAGCGGACCATCAGGCATCGGCGGGAGTCCCTGGCGCCCACCGTGCGCGACAACCTCACCCTCCCTAACTCGGGTCAGCCCGTGGTCTTCAACCACGTGTACAACATCAACGTGCCCGCCAGCTCCGTGTGCTCTGTGGACCTGGACTCCCCGGGCAGCTCCGAGCTGGAACCCCTGGAGTCGGCAGACGGCCCCGCCTCCGCCGGGCTGAGCACCACCGAGCACACTCTGGACCAGGAGAACCAGATCGTATTCACCCACCGCATCAACGTGCCACGGCAGGCGTGCGGCTGCGCCGACGCCGATGCGggcggactcccggagctgaaGGCGCTGCTGAGCCGTCTGGAGATGCTGGAGGCGGAGGTGTCCACGCTGCGACACCAGTGTGGCGGCGGCGATGCGGGCTGCTGCACCGCGCAGGTCACAG GCGAGGTGGGCACCAAGCCATACTGCGGCGGCCACGGTAACTACAGCACGGAGAGCTGCGGCTGCGTGTGCGAGCCGGGCTGGTCCGGAGCCAACTGCAGCGAGGCCTCCTGCCCCAACGCCTGCCACGGCCAGGGCCGCTGCCTGGACGGCCGCTGCCACTGCTTCCCGGGCTTCTCCGGGGACGACTGCCGGCGGCAGGCCTGCCCTCGGGACTGCGGCGAGAGCGGCGCGTGTGTGGACGGGCGCTGCGTCTGCAACCCGGGCTTCCAGGGCGACGACTGCTCCCAGACCGTCTGTCTGAACAGCTGCCTGGGGCGGGGCCGCTGTGAGGACGGGGACTGCGTGTGCGAGGAGCCCTGGGGCGGCCTGGACTGCTCGGAGCACACCTGCCCCAGCGACTGCTACGACCGCGGCCGCTGCGTCAACGGCACCTGCTACTGCGACGAGGGCTACGCCGGCGCCGAGTGCGGCCAGCGCCTCTGCCCCCAGGGCTGCCACGGCAACGGCTTCTGCGGCGCGGACGGCCGGTGCGTGTGCGGCGCAGGCTACGGCGGCGAGGACTGCTCGGCGCTCACCTGCCCCGGCGACTGCGGCGGGCGCGGCACCTGCTTCAACGGCGTGTGCATCTGCGACGCCGGGTTCCGCGGCGAGGCCTGCGGCGAGGCGGCGTGCCCCAACGACTGCAACCGCCGCGGCCGCTGCGTCGACGGGAAGTGCAGCTGCGACGCCGGATTCCAAGGCGACGACTGCTCGGAGCTGTCCTGCCCCGACGCGTGCCGGCACCGCGGCCGCTGCGTCAACGGCCAGTGCGTGTGCGACCAAGGGTTCGCCGGCGAGGACTGCGGCGTGCGGACGTGCCCGGGGAACTGCTACGGGCGCGGGGAGTGCGTGGCGGGCCACTGCGTGTGCGACCCAGGGTACGTGGGCGGGGACTGCGGCGCGCTGAGCTGCCCCAACGACTGCTACGGCCGCGGGCGCTGCGTGGCCGGGCGCTGCGTGTGCGACGAGGGCTTCGCCGGCGAGGACTGCGGGCAGAAGGCGTGCCCCAACGCCTGCCTGGCGCGGGGCTTCTGCCTGGACGGGGCGTGCGTCTGCCAGGAGGGCTTCTCCGGGGACGACTGCTCCGTGGTCACGTGTCCTGACAACTGCGGAGGCCGCGGGCGGTGCCTGGACGGCAGGTGCTCGTGCGACGCGGGCTACCAGGGGCCCGGCTGCGGGGAGCTGAGCTGCCCCGGGGACTGCCGGGACACGGGCCGGTGCGTGGAGGGCCGGTGCCAGTGTGAAGAGGGCTACATCGGAGCGGACTGCAAGCAAG TTTCCCCGCCGACGGACCTCTTGGTGAGCGACGTGACCCCCCACACGGTGGACCTGTCCTGGAGCAACGAGAAGCTGGTGACACAGTACATGGTCACCTACGTGCCCACGGGCCCAGGCGGCCTGCGCCAGAAGTTCAGCGTGCCCGGGGACGACAGCACCGCTCGGGTAGAGGGGCTGGAGCCCGGGGTGGAGTACCTGATCAACGTTTACGCCGTCCTCAACAACATGAAGAGCGTGCCTGTGAGCGCCCGGGTGGCCACCA GTCTTCCCCAGCCGGAGGGATTGAGGTTCAAGTCGGTGAGGGAGTCTTCCGTGAAGGTGGAGTGGGACCCGCTGGAGATCACCTTTGATGGATGGGAGCTCAACATCCGCAACATG AAAGAAGAGAATGGAAAGATTGTGAATATCCTGCCGTCAACACAAAACAACTTCGAGCAATCAGGGCTTGGTCCTGGACAGGAGTACGAGGTCTCTCTCCGAGCCATCAAGAACAACACGAAGGGCCCTCAGACCACCAGGACCTTCAGCACCA AGATCAAGGGCCCTCAGCAGGTCCTGGTAAAGGACGTGACAGACTCCTCTGCGCTGTTCTCGTGGTCCCAGCCTGTGACCGAGGTCACCAGCATCACGGTGACCTACGCGCCAACCTCCGACCCCTCGGACCAGACCAGCGTCGACCTCACCAATATGGACACCCAGTACATCGCGGGGGACCTGAGGCCCGACACCGAGTACCAGATCTCCCTGACCTCCAGGAGGCGGGGCGTTGCCAGCGACCCCGTCAGCAGGACCTTCACCACCG ATCTGGATAGTCCCAGGACCCTGAAGACCCTGTCTCAGACAGATGACAGCATCAGCCTGGAGTGGAGCAACAGTGAGGCGGACGTGGGCGGCTACAGAGTGAAATACACCCCCTTCTCCGGGGGTTCCCCTCGTGAGGAGCTGTTTCCCAGCGCCGCGGGAGAAACCACAAAGGCTACCATTACCG GGCTAAGACCAGGTACGGAGTACGGGATCGGAGTCACCGCTGTTAAAGATGAGCGGGAGAGTTTGCCTGCGACTACAAATGCAGCCACTG ATCTGGATCCTCCCAAAGACCTGGAGGTGGTGGATTCGACGGAGACCTCTCTGATGCTGCGCTGGAAGAAGCCCAAGGCTAAGCTCAACGGCTACACGCTGGCGTACACCTCCAGAGACGGCCCTTCGCAGGAGGTGAGGCTGCCTCCCACGGCCACCAGCCTTGCCCTCGATGACCTGAACCCGGACACGCTGTACAGCGTGGCCCTGACCGCGGAGCGGGGCCCCAAGAAAAGCTCCCCAGTGAGCCTGTCTGCCTCCACAG CCTCTTACACGTTTTATTCAGCTCACTCCGATGTTCCCGAGCTCACACCTCAGTCAGGGCTGGACGACAATATCATTAGCTTCGCACACCTAGACACGCCCCCCGACTCCCAGCTCTCGGGGATGGGGCCCGCGGACGAGCTCGCAGGCCTCAATGTATCGGCGCACACGTCCGATGGATTCGATCTCTCGTGGGAGCTCAAACCTCCGGCGGCCTACGACAGCCTCGTGGTAGAGTGCAGAGGCCCGCTCCAAACGCTGGCAGTCATGGAGGTCGTCCTCAGCGGAGATTCCACCCGCTCTAGAATCCGAGGCCTGAACGCCTCCACAGAATATCGAATCACGCTTCACGGGATTACCGGTAGTAATGGGTCCCTGCTTCTTGAGGCTATCGCCGTCACAG CACCCGAGCCCACCTCTCCAGGCTTAATTATGAATGTCACAGACGTcctaaccacaacaacaacaacaacaacaacaacaacaacagcatcaacaacaacaacagcaacaaccgCAACCTCAACAAGACCACAATCTTTTTCAGAAACAGCACCTGTCCCCACCATAGTGGTCTCACACACTCTTGGTTCCCCTTCTGTTGTGGGGACCGAGAGTCCCCTCACAGAGCCGTTTGGGGCGTTCACGCTGACCAACATGTCCTCCACTAGCGTGGGGGTCAGCTGGTCGGCCCCAGACCAGACCTTTGATCATTTTCTGGTGGAGCTGAGCTCCCCATCGGAGGAGGCACCTGCGCGTACCACCATGGTAGCAGGAAGTGAGGGAGGCGCTGAGATAGAGGGCCTGTCTCCCTCGACGCGTTATGAGATTACATTGTACGGCCTGGTGGAAGGCGTGCGGTCGCAACCTCTGAAAATGTTTGTTGATACAG AGGAGATCAGCCCTAGGGTGCTCACCCTCACCGTCTCTGACACCACATGGGACAGCTTCAATGTGTCCTGGAGCCCCCCGGCGCACCAGGACTTTGAGGGCTTTGTCCTTGAACTAACAAACCTGGAGAACCCGGCCGAGAGCCAGAACCTCACTCTGTCCGGGGAGGCCTTCAGCCTGCTGGTGTCGGGCCTGGCCCCGGACACCGGCTACATGGTGGGCCTGTACGCCATGCTCCCGGACCGCTTCCTGGAGCCGGTGTACACGGAGGCCACCACAG TGAGCCGAGCGGTGGTTGGCAATCTATATGTGTCTAACTTAACGTCAGAAGGTTTCTCAATGTCGTGGAATGGTACGCAAGGACACGTTGACGGTTATGTTCTGGAGATAAtagactctgattggctgacggagcCGCGGGAACATAACATATCAGGTGACGTCCGGTCGTACGATGTCACTGGACTGCGGCCTAGCACTGACTATGTAGCCTACCTCTATGGGGTCTCCAAGGGATCTCGAACCAATGCTGTCAGTTCTGTCGCCTCTACAG CTGCGGAGCCTGACTTGTCCAGGCTCGTGGTTTCAAACATTACCTCAGACCGCTTCTCTCTGTCCTGGCAGACGGGAGAAAAGGCTTTCCATAACTTTATCGTAGAGGTCCGAGAGTCGGCCACGCCCTCGCGGGCCATGGGCCGCGCACTGTCTGGAGACGCGCGAGCCACGGTCATGACCGGCCTCAAGGCTGCCACTCAGTACGACATTAAACTGTACGCCAGTAGCGGCGGCCAGAACTCACAGCCGTTGTTCGCCGTAGCCACCACAG AGGATGCCCCACAGTTGGGAACTCTAACCACTGCGTCGGTGAGCCCAGATAACCTCACCCTGTCCTGGAGCACTGTCTCGGGCCACTTCGATGTCTTTGTGGTCCGCGTCAGTGACTCCCTGCAGCTGTTTGATACGCTGGAGTTCAAGGTGCCCAGCCCAGGGGGCAACGTGACAGTGTCTGAGCTGCTGGACGCCACAGACTATGATATAGAGCTGTACGGTATCTCTCATGGGCGCCGCAGCTCCTCTGTGTTTACCCATGCCATCACAG ctcctttgcccagagtggaaaacttgaCCGTTACAAACATTACCCCATATGGCTTTCGTCTGTCCTGGGAGACCAAGCAGACGAAGCAGGAgggggcgccccctggtggcaccTTCAAGCACTTTCAAGTAGTTGTGACAGACTCGGGCTGGCTGTTGGAGCCGCATGAGTTCAATGTCCCGGGAAACCAGACGTACCTGGACCTGTGGGGGCTGATCACAGGCATCGGCTATGAGGTCAGGCTGACGGGGGTATCTAGCTCGGGCCTGCTCTCCCGCCCGCTGACCACAGTGGCTAAGACAG AGGCCGAGCCCGAGATAGAGCACCTGTTTGTGTCGGACGTAACGGCCGACGGCTTCCGTCTGTCGTGGACAGCCGCCGAAGACCAGTTCGACCGCTTCGTCATCAGGATGAGGGACGCCAAGAAGGTGTCCAAGGTGCACGTGCGCGACGCCCGCGGCGAGGAGCGCACCGCCGTGTTCACGGGTCTCATGAGCGGCACCGAGTACGACATTGAGCTGTACGGGGTGACCCTTGAGACGCGCTCGCAACCCATCATGGGGGTCGCTCAGACAG GCCTCGGTTCCCCCAGCGGCCTTAGTTTCACCGATGTGAGTGACAGCTCGGCCGTGGTACAGTGGGCGAAGCCACGCTCCAAGGTGGACAGCTACCGGATCGTCTATGTGCCGCTCCAACAAG GGAACCCCATGAGTGTGACCGTGGACGGGGCTGAGACCCAGGCCCTCCTGCCCGGCCTGGTTCCTGGGAAGACCTACCAGGTGACCGTCATCGCGGTCAGGGGCCTGGACGAAAGCAGCCCCTCCACCGACACCGTCACCACcg CACTGGACGGGCCCCAGCGCCTGGGTGTGCTGAACATCACGGAGACCTCGGCCCTGTTGCTGTGGGCGCCCAGCGCGGCCACCGCGGACGGCTATGTCATCACGTACAGCGCAGATTCAG TGACTCCAGTGGTGGAGCACGTTTCGGGGAACACAGTTGAGTTTGAGATGGGCTCTCTGGTCCCGGCCACTGAATACACGGTGGAGGTGTATGCCTTGAAGGACGGCCAGAAGAGTGGCGCGGCCACCGTGGACTTCACTACAG ACCTGGACTCCCCCCGGGACCTGACGGCCAGCAACATCCAGAAGGACGGGGCCACTCTCAGCTGGAGGCCTCCCCGCTCGGATCTCAGTGGATACACACTCAGCTTCTCTGCTGGAGACGGAACCGTCCAG gaagtgatgttgAGCCCCACTGCCAGTTCCTACACCCTGAGCGACCTGATTGGCTCAACAGACTACAGCGTCACCCTGCAGGCCGTTGCTGCAGGCCGACACAGCCCCCCGCTcagcaccaccttcaccacca GCCATCTGTACCGCCGCCCCCGGGACTGCGCCCAGGTGCTGTTGAACGGGGAGGAGTCCTCAGGCCTGCACACCGTCTACCTGGGGGGCGACGAGAACCAGCCCACACAGGCCTACTGCGACATGACCACGGACCAGGGGGGCTGGCTG GTCTTCCTCAGACGCCAGAACGGGAAGCAGGAGTTCTTCAGGAACTGGAGGAACTACACGGCTGGCTTCGGGAACATGGAGGAGGAGTTCTGGCTCG GTCTGGCCAATCTTCATAAGATGACCAACTCGGCCAACTACGAGCTACGCGTGGACCTGGGAGACGGCGCGGAGACTGCCTATGCACAGTACGACAAGTTCACCATCGCAGAGCCGCGGACCCGCTACAAGATCTACTTAGGCGCTTATAGCGGAACTGCTG GTGATTCCCTTACCTACCACCATGGGCGCCCCTTCTCGACCTTCGACAACGATAACGACGCTGCCGTTACCAACTGTGCGTTGTCCTATAAGGGGGCCTTTTGGTACAAAAACTGTCATCGTGTCAACCTAATGGGGAAGTACGGCGACGAAAGTCATAGTAAG GGTATCAACTGGTTCCATTGGAAAGGACACGAGCACTCCATTCAGTTTGCAGAGATGAAGATGAGACCGGTCAACTTTAGTAATTTTGAAAGCAGACGCAAAAGATCATAG